A single Vanacampus margaritifer isolate UIUO_Vmar chromosome 14, RoL_Vmar_1.0, whole genome shotgun sequence DNA region contains:
- the LOC144063773 gene encoding histone H2B-like codes for MPEPAKSAPKKGSKKAVSKAPGKPGRKRRGKRKESYAIYVYKVLKQVHPDTGISSKAMSIMNSFVNDIFERIASEASRLAHYNKRSTITSREIQTAVRLLLPGELAKHAVSEGTKAVTKYTSSK; via the coding sequence ATGCCTGAGCCAGCTAAGTCCGCCCCTAAGAAGGGCTCCAAGAAAGCCGTCTCCAAAGCCCCGGGCAAACCTGGCCGGAAGAGAAGGGGCAAGAGAAAGGAGAGCTACGCTATCTACGTGTACAAAGTGCTGAAGCAGGTCCACCCGGACACCGGCATCTCGTCCAAGGCCATGAGCATCATGAACTCGTTCGTCAACGACATCTTCGAGCGCATCGCCTCGGAAGCTTCTCGTTTGGCTCACTATAATAAGCGCTCCACCATCACGTCCAGGGAGATCCAGACCGCGGTGCGTCTTCTGCTTCCCGGCGAGCTGGCTAAGCACGCCGTGTCTGAAGGCACCAAGGCCGTCACCAAGTACACCAGCTCCAAGTAA
- the LOC144063768 gene encoding histone H2A-like: protein MSGRGKTGGKARAKAKTRSSRAGLQFPVGRVHRLLRKGNYAQRVGAGAPVYLAAVLEYLTAEILELAGNAARDNKKTRIIPRHLQLAVRNDEELNKLLGGVTIAQGGVLPNIQAVLLPKKTEKAAKSK, encoded by the coding sequence ATGAGCGGCAGAGGAAAGACCGGCGGCAAAGCCAGAGCAAAGGCCAAGACTCGTTCTTCCCGCGCCGGACTCCAGTTCCCGGTCGGTCGTGTTCACAGACTGCTGCGCAAAGGCAACTACGCTCAGCGCGTCGGTGCCGGCGCCCCCGTCTACCTGGCTGCCGTGCTGGAGTATTTGACCGCTGAGATCTTGGAGTTGGCCGGCAACGCAGCCCGCGACAACAAGAAGACCAGGATCATCCCACGTCACCTGCAGCTGGCCGTCCGCAACGACGAGGAGCTCAACAAGCTCCTTGGCGGAGTCACCATAGCCCAGGGCGGTGTGTTGCCCAACATCCAGGCCGTGCTTCTGCCCAAGAAGACCGAGAAGGCAGCCAAGTCCAAGTAA
- the LOC144063762 gene encoding histone H3-like: MARTKQTARKSTGGKAPRKQLATKAARKSAPATGGVKKPHRYRPGTVALREIRRYQKSTELLIRKLPFQRLVREIAQDFKTDLRFQSSAVMALQESSEAYLVGLFEDTNLCAIHAKRVTIMPKDIQLARRIRGERA; encoded by the coding sequence ATGGCAAGAACTAAGCAAACAGCCCGTAAGTCTACCGGCGGCAAAGCCCCTAGGAAGCAGCTGGCTACCAAGGCAGCCCGCAAGAGCGCTCCGGCCACCGGCGGCGTCAAGAAGCCTCACCGTTACAGGCCAGGTACGGTGGCCCTCCGTGAGATCCGTCGCTACCAGAAGTCCACCGAGCTGCTTATCCGCAAGCTGCCCTTCCAGCGCCTGGTCAGGGAGATCGCTCAGGACTTCAAGACCGACCTGCGCTTCCAGAGCTCGGCTGTCATGGCTCTGCAGGAGTCCAGCGAGGCTTACTTGGTGGGTCTGTTTGAGGACACCAACTTGTGCGCTATTCACGCCAAGAGGGTCACCATCATGCCCAAAGACATCCAGTTGGCCCGTCGGATTCGTGGAGAGAGAGCTTAA
- the LOC144063758 gene encoding histone H1-like — MVRLSPTSCWGNSISPFKTQIAGIMAEVAPAPAPAKATRKKASKTVKKRAGPSVSELIVKAVAASNERNGVSLASLKKSLAAAGYDVDRNRSRVKLAVVGLVTKGTLVQTKGTGASGSFKMNKKAEGKVKATSKPATKAAKKTPVKAKKPAAKKATPSKKAKTAAAKKTAAKKSPKKAATPKKAAKKATKSPKKAATPKKAPAAKKTAAKKSPAKKVAKPKSVKKAAPKKK; from the coding sequence ATGGTGCGTTTAAGTCCCACCTCTTGCTGGGGAAATAGCATCAGCCCGTTCAAAACACAAATAGCAGGCATCATGGCAGAAGTAGCACCAGCCCCAGCCCCGGCTAAAGCGACCAGGAAGAAGGCGTCCAAAACCGTGAAGAAGAGGGCCGGACCTAGCGTCAGCGAGCTCATCGTCAAGGCTGTGGCCGCCTCCAACGAGCGCAATGGCGTTTCCCTGGCTTCCCTCAAGAAGTCGCTGGCGGCCGCCGGCTACGACGTGGACAGGAACAGGTCCCGCGTCAAACTCGCCGTCGTTGGCCTGGTGACCAAGGGAACCCTGGTTCAGACCAAGGGCACCGGCGCCTCTGGTTCCTTCAAGATGAACAAGAAGGCCGAGGGGAAGGTGAAGGCGACCAGTAAACCAGCCACTAAGGCAGCTAAGAAGACCCCCGTTAAAGCTAAGAAGCCCGCGGCGAAGAAGGCGACGCCAAGCAAGAAGGCCAAAACAGCGGCAGCCAAGAAGACGGCAGCCAAGAAATCCCCCAAGAAGGCGGCAACGCCCAAGAAAGCAGCCAAGAAGGCCACCAAGAGCCCCAAGAAGGCCGCAACGCCCAAAAAAGCCCCCGCGGCCAAGAAGACCGCCGCTAAGAAGAGCCCCGCCAAGAAGGTGGCCAAGCCCAAAAGTGTCAAGAAGGCAGCACCCAAAAAGAAGTGA
- the LOC144063776 gene encoding histone H4, producing the protein MSGRGKGGKGLGKGGAKRHRKVLRDNIQGITKPAIRRLARRGGVKRISGLIYEETRGVLKVFLENVIRDAVTYTEHAKRKTVTAMDVVYALKRQGRTLYGFGG; encoded by the coding sequence ATGTCTGGCCGAGGAAAGGGTGGTAAAGGGTTGGGCAAAGGAGGCGCTAAGCGTCATCGCAAAGTTCTTCGTGACAACATCCAGGGAATCACTAAGCCCGCTATCCGTCGTCTGGCCCGCCGTGGAGGAGTTAAGCGAATCTCCGGCCTCATCTACGAGGAAACTCGTGGTGTGCTGAAGGTTTTCCTGGAAAACGTCATCCGTGACGCTGTCACCTACACGGAGCACGCCAAGCGGAAGACGGTGACTGCCATGGATGTGGTGTATGCACTCAAGAGACAAGGACGTACTCTGTACGGCTTCGGAGGTTGA